In bacterium, one DNA window encodes the following:
- a CDS encoding MBL fold metallo-hydrolase → MEIIIIGSGTAIPTLKRASPAIFLKIENQNILIDSGSGTLRKLLEAQLDYLEIDYLLYTHLHPDHTIDFVSFLFAYKNPVRLRENDLKVIGPVGFKDFYDRLLKVYGDWITPQSYNLFLTEVRDNEIEFDNWRLKTMPIIHSENSVGYRFQTKEGKSVTISGDTDYCPQIVKLAQNTDLLILECAFPDEIKVEGHLTPYFAAKIASESNCKKLVLTHFYPLCDDYDLAAQCKKHYSGEFLLSEDLMRLNL, encoded by the coding sequence ATGGAAATAATCATTATTGGCTCAGGAACGGCTATCCCTACTTTAAAACGGGCATCGCCGGCTATATTTTTAAAGATTGAAAATCAAAATATCCTCATTGATAGTGGTTCTGGAACACTAAGGAAATTATTAGAGGCACAGTTAGATTATTTAGAAATTGATTATCTACTTTACACCCATCTTCATCCAGACCATACGATTGATTTTGTCTCATTCCTTTTTGCCTACAAAAATCCAGTACGATTAAGAGAAAATGACCTGAAAGTAATCGGACCTGTTGGGTTTAAAGATTTCTATGATAGACTACTTAAAGTATATGGTGATTGGATTACCCCACAAAGTTATAATCTCTTCCTTACAGAAGTGCGTGATAATGAGATTGAATTTGATAATTGGCGATTAAAGACAATGCCTATCATCCACAGTGAAAATAGTGTTGGTTACAGATTCCAGACCAAAGAGGGCAAAAGTGTAACTATCTCTGGTGATACAGATTATTGTCCGCAGATAGTTAAATTGGCTCAAAACACGGATTTATTAATTTTGGAATGTGCCTTTCCTGATGAGATTAAGGTTGAAGGACATCTTACACCTTATTTTGCCGCTAAGATTGCCAGTGAGTCTAATTGTAAAAAATTAGTCCTGACCCATTTTTATCCTTTATGTGATGATTATGATTTAGCCGCTCAATGCAAAAAGCACTACTCAGGCGAATTTTTATTATCTGAAGATTTGATGAGATTAAATCTTTAA